In Saccharothrix violaceirubra, the following are encoded in one genomic region:
- a CDS encoding type I polyketide synthase has product MSTTDERTTMDVEHRLRDYLRRAAAELGRVQDRLAEVEGRAAEPIAVIGAACRFPGGVASPEDLWEVVARGRDTISPFPTDRGWDPDLFDPDPERSGHSYVREAGFLAGAGDFDAEFFRISPREALAMDPQQRQLLECAWEAFERARIDPTSLRGTATGVFAGVTGSAYGPPIFDAPPQVEGHLLTGMALAVASGRIAYTLGLTGPALTVDTACSASLVTLDLACRSLRSGETSLALAGGVSVAGAPGAFVEFSRQRGLAPDGRCKPFARRADGTGWAEGVGLLVLERLSDAVRHGREILAVVRGSAVNQDGASNGLTAPSGAAQQRVIRQALREAGLDAADVDVVEAHGTGTRLGDPIEARALLATYGRDRAEPCLLGSVKSNIGHTASAAGVAGVLKMIMAMRHGVVPPTLHVDVPTEEVDWTTGAVELVTATRPWPETGRPRRAAVSAFGVSGTNAHAILEEPPRRQASEVDGARAVSEAVQGDSDCLSREDAVRADGPTPAGPWPFVVSARSAEALRVQLGRVADLARGDVGLPVLARSLATTRAHLSHRVAVVAGTREELVRALDGLEPGPAGTHGSTAFAFTGQGAQRIGAGRELAAAVPEFATAWETVLDHLDPHVPDLREVLAGDDERLHRTAFTQPALFALEVALARLLGDWGIRPDYVAGHSVGGLVAAHVAGVLDLPDACRLVAERGRLMESLPEGGAMIAVQATEAEAADALDDGVSLAAVNGPESVVLSGDEAAVVAAAAVFASRGRKTRRLSTSHAFHSHRVEPVLDEFRHVAERLHWHPARIPVVSDTTGAVAGAELSTPDYWVRHLRAAVRFGDVVDTLAERGVRTVVEVGPDAVLSALVADRLGPDRAVPVLRANQSEPRTLLAAVTRRHVAGGRTDWAALTRTWGVGTVDLPTYPFRHRRYWLAPTAGSTRRAAAGLGLVDAGHPLLGAAVHGPDTVEFTGLLSTSTAPWLVDHVIAGRVLLPGTAFLDLAVRAGAEVGAERVEDLTIGAPLVVPEAGVRLRVRVGEPDERGRRAIEIDTVGDEWVRHASGTLGPRRPGGVDPVPWPPDGRPLDTEGFYEQAAERGFRYGPAFQGVRRAWQVGEEVFAELSAPDRADAAHYGVHPALLDAALQASALREGDAPALDGLPFSWTGVTAYASGRADLRVRITPTPGGMALTATDPAGLPVLAVERLVTRPLPDLTRVPDGLSRLVWTPAEPADVDREVDVVRVVDDEDPRVTTATVLADLRDRLAGARHVVVVTSGAVSVAGEDVRPAQAAAWGLVRSAQSENPGRVSLVDTDGVLPGGDPGPVVAVRAGRVHTPSVVPAGVVEPVGRDLGTVLVTGASGVLAGLVAHRLVAGHGVRRLVLLSRRDCADLAAELGTDVEVVTVRCDVADRDALAAVLAEHPVDSVVHTAGVLDDGVLDSITAEHLDRVFRPKVDGARNLHELTGDLAAFVVFSSASGLFGGPGQGAYAAANRYLDALCAHRVASGLPATSLAWGMWAPDSGMTGTLDERDRTRIARSGIVPMSAEEGLALFDAALARPESFLVPMRHTGTLPEPFGTGRRATRRVRTADRVNLSVDLPAAERDRVALDLVRRTAAEVLGFADPDAIPPDGGLTELGVDSLTAVELRNTLADATGLLLPATLVFDHPTPEDLARHLIKELDAEPVAAPASAPTGRLLSLFGHAARAGGVPALFGALRSAASFLPTYTTPPDSLSAPVRVAHGPHEVPLVCLTSFLGPSDPSTFLGFARSRQGVRDVFVLRQPGFAPGEPLPASLDVLLDTHEAAVRSCVGDRPFVVVGHSSGGLVGYALAARLRPRALVLLDSYHPAAQGDLVADLLPALVARAAGGGEPDWLLPTSWYTGFDWPVGPPAVPTLLVRAGRPVEGFPEAWRAQWPGEVTVREVSGDHFDVVGGCVAETSRVVDEWPAAR; this is encoded by the coding sequence GTGAGCACCACCGACGAACGGACGACCATGGACGTCGAGCACAGGCTCCGCGACTACCTGCGCCGCGCCGCGGCCGAACTCGGCCGGGTGCAGGACCGCCTCGCCGAGGTCGAGGGCCGGGCGGCCGAGCCGATCGCGGTGATCGGCGCGGCCTGCCGCTTCCCCGGCGGCGTCGCCTCGCCCGAGGACCTCTGGGAGGTCGTCGCGCGCGGCCGGGACACGATCTCGCCGTTCCCGACCGACCGGGGCTGGGACCCCGACCTGTTCGACCCGGACCCGGAGCGGTCCGGGCACAGCTACGTGCGCGAAGCCGGGTTCCTCGCGGGTGCGGGCGACTTCGACGCGGAGTTCTTCCGCATCTCGCCGCGCGAGGCGTTGGCGATGGACCCCCAGCAGCGGCAGCTGCTGGAGTGCGCGTGGGAGGCGTTCGAACGCGCCCGGATCGACCCGACGTCGTTGCGCGGCACGGCGACCGGCGTCTTCGCGGGCGTGACGGGCAGCGCGTACGGGCCGCCGATCTTCGACGCGCCGCCGCAGGTGGAGGGCCACCTGCTGACCGGGATGGCGTTGGCGGTGGCGTCCGGGCGGATCGCCTACACGCTGGGCCTGACCGGTCCGGCGCTCACCGTGGACACCGCCTGTTCGGCGTCCCTGGTGACGCTCGACCTCGCGTGCCGCTCGCTGCGGTCCGGCGAGACGTCGCTCGCGCTGGCGGGCGGGGTGTCGGTGGCGGGTGCGCCGGGCGCGTTCGTCGAGTTCAGCCGGCAGCGCGGGCTGGCGCCGGACGGCCGGTGCAAGCCGTTCGCCCGCCGGGCCGACGGCACGGGCTGGGCCGAGGGCGTCGGCCTGCTGGTGCTGGAACGGCTCTCGGACGCGGTGCGCCACGGGCGCGAGATCCTCGCCGTGGTCCGGGGCAGCGCGGTCAACCAGGACGGCGCGAGCAACGGCCTCACGGCGCCGAGCGGCGCGGCGCAACAGCGCGTCATCCGGCAGGCGCTGCGCGAGGCGGGGCTGGACGCGGCGGACGTGGACGTGGTCGAGGCGCACGGCACGGGCACCCGGCTGGGCGACCCGATCGAGGCCCGTGCGCTGCTGGCGACCTACGGCCGCGACCGGGCCGAACCGTGCCTGCTCGGGTCGGTGAAGTCGAACATCGGGCACACCGCGTCGGCGGCCGGGGTGGCGGGCGTCCTCAAGATGATCATGGCGATGCGGCACGGCGTCGTGCCACCGACGCTGCACGTGGACGTGCCGACCGAGGAGGTCGACTGGACGACGGGCGCGGTGGAACTGGTCACCGCGACCCGGCCGTGGCCGGAGACCGGGCGTCCGCGTCGGGCGGCCGTGTCGGCGTTCGGGGTGAGCGGCACCAACGCGCACGCGATCCTGGAGGAGCCCCCGCGACGCCAAGCCTCCGAAGTGGACGGTGCTCGCGCCGTTTCCGAAGCGGTGCAAGGGGACTCCGACTGCCTGTCGCGGGAAGACGCGGTGCGGGCGGACGGTCCGACGCCTGCTGGTCCGTGGCCCTTCGTGGTGTCCGCACGCTCGGCCGAGGCGTTGCGGGTCCAGCTCGGCCGGGTCGCCGACCTGGCCCGGGGCGACGTCGGACTGCCTGTCCTCGCCCGGTCCCTGGCCACGACCCGGGCACACCTGAGCCACCGGGTCGCGGTGGTCGCGGGGACGCGCGAGGAACTCGTCCGGGCCCTCGACGGGCTCGAACCCGGACCGGCCGGCACGCACGGGTCGACGGCGTTCGCGTTCACCGGGCAGGGCGCGCAGCGGATCGGTGCCGGGCGGGAGCTGGCGGCGGCCGTGCCGGAGTTCGCGACCGCCTGGGAGACCGTGCTCGACCACCTCGACCCGCACGTGCCCGACCTGCGCGAGGTGCTGGCCGGCGACGACGAGCGGCTGCACCGGACCGCGTTCACCCAGCCCGCGCTGTTCGCCCTGGAGGTCGCGCTGGCCCGGCTGCTGGGCGATTGGGGCATCCGTCCCGACTACGTCGCCGGGCACTCGGTCGGCGGCCTGGTCGCCGCGCACGTCGCCGGGGTGCTCGACCTGCCCGACGCGTGCCGGCTGGTCGCCGAGCGCGGCCGGCTCATGGAGTCGCTGCCCGAGGGCGGCGCGATGATCGCGGTCCAGGCGACCGAGGCCGAGGCCGCCGACGCGCTCGACGACGGTGTGTCGCTCGCGGCGGTCAACGGACCGGAGTCCGTGGTGCTCTCCGGCGACGAGGCCGCGGTCGTGGCCGCCGCCGCCGTGTTCGCCTCGCGGGGCCGCAAGACCCGAAGGCTGAGTACCAGCCACGCGTTCCACTCGCACCGGGTCGAGCCCGTGCTCGACGAGTTCCGCCACGTGGCCGAACGGCTCCACTGGCACCCGGCCCGGATCCCCGTCGTGTCCGACACCACCGGTGCGGTCGCCGGCGCCGAACTGTCCACACCGGACTACTGGGTGCGGCACCTGCGTGCGGCCGTGCGGTTCGGCGACGTCGTCGACACGTTGGCCGAACGCGGCGTGCGCACGGTCGTCGAGGTCGGGCCGGACGCGGTGCTGTCCGCCCTTGTCGCCGACCGGCTCGGCCCCGACCGCGCGGTGCCGGTGCTGCGGGCCAACCAGTCCGAGCCGCGCACGCTGCTCGCCGCCGTGACCCGGCGGCACGTCGCGGGCGGGCGCACCGACTGGGCCGCGCTCACCCGGACCTGGGGCGTCGGTACGGTCGACCTGCCCACCTACCCGTTCCGGCACCGCCGCTACTGGCTGGCGCCCACCGCCGGGTCGACCCGGCGGGCCGCCGCCGGACTCGGGCTCGTCGACGCCGGCCACCCGCTGCTCGGCGCCGCCGTGCACGGACCGGACACGGTCGAGTTCACCGGACTGCTGTCCACGTCGACCGCGCCGTGGCTGGTCGACCACGTGATCGCCGGCCGGGTGCTGCTGCCCGGCACGGCCTTCCTCGACCTCGCGGTCCGCGCGGGCGCGGAGGTCGGTGCCGAGCGGGTCGAGGACCTGACCATCGGCGCACCGCTGGTGGTGCCGGAGGCGGGCGTGCGGCTGCGGGTGCGGGTCGGCGAACCCGACGAGCGCGGCCGGCGCGCGATCGAGATCGACACCGTCGGCGACGAGTGGGTGCGGCACGCGTCGGGCACGCTCGGGCCGCGCCGTCCCGGCGGCGTGGATCCGGTGCCCTGGCCGCCGGACGGACGACCGCTGGACACCGAGGGCTTCTACGAGCAGGCGGCCGAGCGCGGCTTCCGCTACGGGCCCGCGTTCCAGGGCGTGCGGCGGGCCTGGCAGGTCGGCGAGGAGGTGTTCGCCGAACTCTCGGCGCCGGACCGCGCCGACGCCGCGCACTACGGCGTGCACCCGGCGCTGTTGGACGCGGCGTTGCAGGCTTCGGCCCTGCGCGAGGGCGACGCGCCCGCGTTGGACGGACTGCCGTTCTCGTGGACGGGGGTGACCGCGTACGCGTCGGGCCGCGCGGACCTGCGCGTGCGGATCACGCCGACGCCGGGCGGGATGGCGTTGACCGCGACCGACCCGGCGGGCCTGCCGGTGCTGGCGGTCGAGCGGTTGGTGACCCGGCCGCTGCCGGACCTGACCCGCGTGCCCGACGGGCTGAGCCGGCTCGTCTGGACGCCCGCCGAACCCGCCGACGTCGACCGCGAGGTCGACGTGGTGCGGGTCGTCGACGACGAAGACCCGCGCGTCACCACCGCGACCGTTCTGGCCGACCTGCGCGACCGGTTGGCCGGTGCGCGGCACGTCGTCGTGGTGACCAGCGGCGCCGTGTCGGTGGCGGGCGAGGATGTCCGCCCGGCGCAGGCCGCCGCGTGGGGGCTGGTCCGGTCCGCGCAGTCCGAGAATCCCGGCCGGGTGTCCCTTGTGGACACCGACGGCGTCCTGCCGGGGGGTGATCCCGGTCCGGTGGTCGCGGTGCGCGCGGGCCGCGTGCACACGCCGTCTGTGGTGCCGGCCGGTGTGGTCGAACCCGTCGGCCGTGATCTCGGCACGGTGCTGGTGACCGGTGCGAGCGGTGTCCTGGCCGGGCTGGTCGCGCACCGGCTGGTGGCCGGGCACGGCGTGCGACGACTGGTCCTGTTGTCCCGCAGGGACTGTGCGGACCTCGCGGCCGAGCTGGGGACGGACGTCGAGGTGGTGACCGTGCGGTGCGACGTGGCCGATCGGGACGCGCTCGCCGCCGTGCTGGCCGAGCACCCGGTGGACTCGGTCGTGCACACGGCCGGCGTGCTCGACGACGGCGTGCTCGACTCGATCACCGCCGAACACCTCGACCGGGTGTTCCGGCCCAAGGTCGACGGTGCCCGCAACCTGCACGAGCTGACCGGTGACCTGGCGGCGTTCGTGGTGTTCTCCTCGGCGTCGGGCCTGTTCGGCGGGCCGGGGCAGGGCGCGTACGCGGCGGCCAACCGCTACCTGGACGCGTTGTGCGCGCACCGGGTCGCCTCCGGATTGCCCGCCACGTCGTTGGCGTGGGGCATGTGGGCGCCGGACAGCGGCATGACCGGCACGCTCGACGAGCGCGACCGGACGCGGATCGCCCGGTCCGGGATCGTGCCGATGTCCGCGGAGGAAGGACTGGCGCTGTTCGACGCGGCCCTGGCCCGGCCGGAGTCGTTCCTGGTCCCGATGCGGCACACCGGGACGCTGCCCGAGCCGTTCGGCACCGGCCGGCGTGCCACCCGACGGGTCCGGACGGCCGACCGCGTGAACCTGTCCGTCGACCTGCCCGCGGCCGAACGCGACCGGGTGGCCCTCGACCTGGTGCGGCGTACCGCCGCCGAGGTGCTCGGCTTCGCCGACCCGGACGCGATCCCGCCCGACGGCGGACTGACCGAACTCGGCGTCGACTCGCTCACCGCCGTCGAACTGCGCAACACGCTGGCCGACGCCACCGGTCTGCTGCTGCCCGCGACCCTCGTGTTCGACCACCCGACGCCCGAGGACCTGGCCCGGCACCTGATCAAGGAACTCGACGCCGAGCCGGTGGCGGCACCGGCGTCGGCGCCGACCGGGAGGCTGCTGTCCCTGTTCGGGCACGCGGCGCGGGCGGGCGGCGTACCGGCCCTGTTCGGTGCGTTGCGCTCGGCGGCCTCGTTCCTGCCGACGTACACCACGCCGCCGGACTCGCTGTCCGCGCCGGTCCGGGTGGCGCACGGGCCGCACGAGGTGCCGTTGGTGTGCCTGACGTCGTTCCTCGGACCGTCCGATCCGTCGACGTTCCTGGGCTTCGCCCGGTCGCGGCAGGGTGTGCGGGACGTGTTCGTGCTGCGCCAGCCCGGTTTCGCGCCGGGCGAGCCGTTGCCCGCGTCGTTGGACGTGCTGCTCGACACGCACGAGGCGGCGGTGCGCTCGTGCGTCGGCGACCGGCCGTTCGTCGTGGTCGGCCATTCGTCGGGTGGGTTGGTCGGCTACGCGCTCGCGGCGCGGCTGCGGCCGCGGGCCTTGGTGCTGCTCGACTCCTACCACCCGGCGGCGCAGGGGGACCTGGTCGCCGATCTGCTGCCGGCGCTGGTGGCGCGGGCGGCGGGCGGGGGTGAACCGGACTGGCTGCTGCCGACCAGTTGGTACACCGGGTTCGACTGGCCCGTCGGGCCGCCGGCTGTGCCGACGCTGTTGGTGCGGGCGGGCCGTCCGGTCGAGGGGTTCCCGGAGGCGTGGCGGGCGCAGTGGCCGGGGGAGGTGACCGTGCGCGAGGTGTCCGGGGACCACTTCGACGTGGTCGGCGGGTGCGTGGCGGAGACCTCGCGGGTGGTGGACGAGTGGCCGGCGGCCCGGTGA